CTTAATCTAGTCTGTGTaatttaggtttaagataacATGTCTAAAATAGCTCGTGGAACATCAATTAGCACGGTAAGTCCCATGTGTAAGTACCAAGAGTATCTTcgtaaagatcatattgcctagaaAAAGTCGCTTGGATACTTTTCTGCCGAACTTGTCTTCTCGTTCGACAAGGAGGTAAGCCACCTCTCGAGGCTACAAAAAGTTTTTTTCTATGACCCAAAGGCAATATGATCTCTCTTCATTTTATTACATTTTTCATTTATACTGCCCACCCAGAAAACCTTCCTGGCTAGATAGTCGAGGCTTAACAGGTACATAGTAttgaaaacaacatattgtgtacaTTCTAAAAACATATTCTACCGAGAATGGAGGGATCATTACTTTATGACTCCAGGGTTGCGAAAAGGTTCCTTATCATGTTCCATGAGTGCCTGGGGGCTATGATGCCTTCCACTCAAGCGTACCTAAGGCTATCCATAATAAGCGCTTTGACAGTAACTAACATGTCCTGAACTAATCAAAGGCATATATGAGTAAGGTTACCACGATATGTTGTCGAATGCATCCAGTACTGGGTACCCGCATGGAATGTAAAATATCTAAGATAAAAATCTTAAAGTCTAACAAGCTACCTAGTTCTTTATTATAGATTGTAGAATTAAAGTCTTAAGGCGATGGCTCAAGCCTTAATTCCATCACATCCACGTAAGTCTTGGCTGGCCCGAGCATCTCCTGCACCTTCTGGGCTGACTCCTCCTTCGTCTCCCCCAGGAAGTCTCTTTAGAGAACATCAGTGTCGATGTTCTGGTAATGCTCCTTTAGTATGGCTAGCAGCTGGGCAATCACTTTCTCCGTGCCTTGGGCTTGGCTCGAGATGTGCTTGGCCACTTTTCCTCAGAGCCCTCTGTAGGCCTCAACAAGCTTGGTCACCTGGGTGGCTAGTCCAGCTGCATTAGTGTCTCTCTTGGGCTCCACCTGAATCCCAACTCCAGCAAACACCTCCTGAACGACATCAAGGGCTGTGACAAACTATTGTCAGGCGATGGACATCCAAGCCCCCTCCTAGGCTAGCAAATCATATGTCTCGGAAAGCTCTGCAAGACACCACTTTTAGAACGAGAAGGTGAAGAGGTATCATGCACAGGTTGTTTGGACTTACATTTTGACTGGCCCTACGGTTCCACACGTATCTTCTCCTTCTCGGTGACTTCTTGGGAGAGTTTGTGGTGCATCTTGATGATCTCCTTCTCGAGTTTGACTACTCGGGTGTTAGCCTGCTGGCTCACTTAGCAGAATTTGTGCAACCGCGATGTGTACAGTTATAGAACCCCAAGTTAGTACCTGTTAATTTATTGACTAAATGGTTATCTTGCAGAGAAACACTTATCGTAAAGGAGTTGAAGATAGCTTCTAGGTCGCGACCACATGAACCTTGGACAATCTCCCTCTAGGTCAGGTCTCCAAGTAGCCCGTATATCGGGTTCACGATTGCCCAAGTCGATTGGACCTCTATTTCTTGGCTTTTGTCGGTCGGCGCTGGGGGCTCAGCGGGTTTGCCCCCACCTCCCTCAGATGAGGTGACATCCAGAATCTAGAGCTGCTGGGACTTGGGGGCTGAATGTGGCGATCTGAGCGTGTTGCAAGAAAAGAACCTAAAACACATGCTCCTATGAACATAGGAAATACGTCAATAGTGACAATACATACTTGGGCCACTTCGTGCCCCAGAAGGGTTTCAGCAAGACGAGGATGGAGGCTAGCCTCTTTGATGGCTTATCGGGGCCACCTCCCCCTGTCCCTACTTCTGGCGCGGGCAGGGTCGTGTTGCTCAATGAACCCATGGCAATAATTGCCTTTCCATGATCCTAGTCTGGCGCTCCGAGTGCTAGAGTCGGGATTGGATCTACGGTGGTTGTAGATGGGGTTGGGTCCTCgatggtcggggttggcgctGGATCCATGGGAGTCAAACTCAGGGCTAGAACCTTAGGGGCCGCAGGTGAAGCTGGGGCCTAGGAGTCAGATTCTGGTGGTTGCGGTGGCATGTGGTCACTAATCGACGAGCCTTCGCCAGCCAAGAAGTCGTCCTCATCCGGTGCGTCACCACTACCAGAGGATGAGAAGGTGACATACAACAACCTCCGCTCCCGCTTGGGCCCTTAGTCCCCATGATCAGGACTTTGTTCGGGTCCTCGTCTTGAGTGACCGTGTTCTCAACCTCTGGGTCAGGCCGCCCGCATCCATGAAGCTTCGCGATTCACACCAACCGACCACGTGAGCTATGACTACTCAGAAAGAAGATGAAATAAGAAAATGAGAAGACTAATGAGGTTTATCGATAGGATCCTCGCCTGAGCATCAGCCTTCATCTCTACGATGGGGATCAAGACGTTCTGGTGATTAGGCCTGGGGGCTGAGTTGAACAAAAACCTGGTCTTCTGCTCCACTACTTTCGGCGGGAGATCTGTGGATGAACAATAACTCATAAGAAACAAGCCCATAGCTTCTCTAATAGCTACTCGGGATAAATAGTACATGTCTCACCTTCTCGAGTCGGGTCCTCCGTGGTTGTAAACTCCCAAGAGCCAGAGATCCTCGACCTCAGAGGGCTCAGGCGGCACTTAATGAAGTCTACGTTCGTGTTCAGGCTTGtaccaatttttttcattttttgagTCGATGGCTTGCACTAATTTAGGATACTCAAATCCTGTTACATTGATTGGAGCAATCGGCCAACTTTATACCAAAATATAGGTGAACCTTGCCCGTATCTCCGTGGATTTGATGTAGATTTCTCTTATGATTTTATATTTCTCAAGAGATTAAGATTCTCCTAATATTCGATCAATATTCTTCCAATTTTAGAATCATAATAGGAGTCTCGCACTTGAACTTTCATTATTACACATAGGCATATCTCAGACAGCTCGAAAACCTCATCTCAGACAATTTCCCCAAACGTCAAAGATTAAGCGTTAGTGTAACAACCGGTTATCTTAGACAGATCAAGAGCCGTTTGAAATAACAATTATCCTATATGGTTCTAAGTCAGAATCATATGGGATActagtttttagaaaaaaatatatttgggcACCGAAAAATGagccaaaaaataataatttgtaGACCAGGAAGCCATCTCGGAGCTATCCACAGAGTTGCGCGTCACAAGTCATGCATTTTTGTTTTGCGCAAAATAAGTGTGCGTGCAGTTCCTAGGATCCGAACATGTTGACCCTTGTTGTCTAAACATTTTGACGATTGTTTAGGCATCGATAtggcttcaaatgaaaaagtcgTCAACCACAAAATTATAAATCTCTTTTTGTGGGCTACAACtttcatataaatattttcttcctccaacttcatatgaatattttatgaatttttaaatatctcACTACAAACTTGACCACTATTTTATTACTACCTGTTAGAGTTAACCCTACTTTCATATATCATCATGTCACTATGTCATTACTGCCGTTAGAGTTGACACAACTTAGCCACTTCATATATCATCATTTCATTAGGTTCTTACGCCAGTTAGAAATGATCCTACTTAACCACTTCATATGTCATCAATTTTACTATGTTACATAGTCCATTATGATCGATGTTAGATAGTAACTTTATTTTTAAGCTATAATTATGCATATCTTTAgatgtgaatttttttcttgaaaattattagttttaaaaatattttttataaaaaaattaattttgaaaCTATTATACCAAATGGTTTGAGAGTTGAACCGTTTGGGATATTAAGTTTGGAACCGTCTGGGATTATGTATATTAATTAGAGCTGTTATGTTTGCATaactaaaaatatatctttAATTATATACATTCTAGTTGTATAGTAATTGTAGTAACACTTTTAACCATATGAATTAGGATTATACAACGAAACAGCCATCTAGTCAAATAGAGCCATGCAATTTGTCGGGCTAATCGACTAGTTTCTCAAAAATGGCAAATCTATGATGGCATATATCAATAGAAATCCTTATTTCAAATAGTGTGCGCGGGCTAATCGGTTAGTTTCTCGAAATGGAAAATCTACGGTGGCATATATGTACATAAATCCGCATTTCAAAGGTATCTGAGCAAAGGTCTCGTATGGATTTTTCACGTTTGGAAGTACACTTCCCCTTCTTGGCCTCAGACATAACACATGAGAGGGAAGAGAGGCAACTTTCATCACCATCACCATGGAATTTAGCTAGACCAGTTTCAATTTTGGTACAAAAGTTGGGTGGATTCACATGAGTAGCCGCTACTTAAGCTTTACATTACAAGGGGTTTCCGGCCCGGAGAGTCGCCGTCGTTGTACAGTTCCTTCACGCACGCACGCAGTGCCCAATAATCAACCAATCACACACATGAGCACCATCCACACTCCCAGCGCAGCTCGTCTCTTGTCGTCTCATCTCAGCTCGCGATCGTCTCAGCTCAAGGGGAGATCGATCTGGGGATGATGATATCGCCGATGTTGTTGTGCCACGGGTCGGCGAGGTGGGTGGCCAGGTTCTCCAGCGGGCCGGTGCCAGGGTACGCCGACTGCTGCACGCAGAACCCGACGAACGCCAACATCGCCAGCCGGCCTGCACATGTTCGGACGACGGTTGATTAGCATTTGCGGCACATAGTGGATGATGTAGCGGAAGGCCATCGGTAATTCGGTACAATAGCAGTGGGACATGATAGAGCTCGAGACTCACCGTTCTTGATCTCCTTGAGCTTGTACTCCTCGAACTTGACGGGGTCCTTGGAGAAGCCGAGCGGGTCGAAGGCGCCGCCGGGGTACTTCTTTTTCTCGGGGTCCTTCTCCATGGTGCGCTGGTGCTCGGCGAAGGCGATGGCCACGAACTCGATCACCAGGATGGTCGGCAGAGAGCCCCATGGCACCGGGTTGCCCAGGTACGTCGCCTGACCGCCGGGGACGGCCGCCCACTCCTGAGCCTTCACCCAATTGCCCAGCCCCAGGGCCTCCGGCACCAAGATCCCGGGCTGCATACACAAGCCAAACAATTACAAATCAAGTCCATGCCACGGTGCATCTTACTAAGTAAGAACGTGACCGTAGCCTGCACGGCGGCGTACCACGGCGAGCATGGCCCAGCGGCAGTGGTAGACCTCGGACTCCTTGAACCGCTCGAAGTTCTCCGGCACGGTGgcgaggccgagggggtcgaagCCAAAGTCCCTGGAGATAGGCAAGCGTACTCACTCGTCAGTCAAGAGCACActcctcgtcgccgccgtcgtGGTGGCTGCCCTGATTGAGTAGGTCGCTTACCCGGGCGAGGAGCCGTCGAGGTGGGTGGGGCGGGGCTGGCCAGGCATCCACTCGGCGGACATGGTGACGCGGCCGGAGGTGGTGGCGTTGGCGCAGAACGGAAGCCGGCCGGACCGGGACGACGGCGCCAGCAGGCTCGGCACGCCCACGGCGCTGCAGCTCCTCAGGCCGCTCGACGACGCCATCGCCATTGCTTCCTGGCGCGTTGATCCCGAGgcagacaagaggaagaagaagtggCGTTTGAGAGCAGAGCAGAATCTGAGGCTGCTATTAAGAGCACGAGCGGCCGGAGACGAAGCGGGATGGGGATATCCAAATACCGCCCGCCATTGGCCGCAATATCTGCACGACCGAGCGCCATTGGGCCACGTAGGATCGGGGTATCTTTTGCTGTCCCACGCGGCATGGTCCTCCTGCAGGAGGTGAGTGAGGCTGCAAACTTGCAATGGTCTCAGGGCCACATATCCATCATGCCTTGCTGTCCGGAATATCTACAGCGCAACTCGTGTTAACTTTTATCCACCAATCCAAATGGTGATTA
The sequence above is drawn from the Phragmites australis chromosome 10, lpPhrAust1.1, whole genome shotgun sequence genome and encodes:
- the LOC133930360 gene encoding chlorophyll a-b binding protein 1B-21, chloroplastic, whose protein sequence is MAMASSSGLRSCSAVGVPSLLAPSSRSGRLPFCANATTSGRVTMSAEWMPGQPRPTHLDGSSPGDFGFDPLGLATVPENFERFKESEVYHCRWAMLAVPGILVPEALGLGNWVKAQEWAAVPGGQATYLGNPVPWGSLPTILVIEFVAIAFAEHQRTMEKDPEKKKYPGGAFDPLGFSKDPVKFEEYKLKEIKNGRLAMLAFVGFCVQQSAYPGTGPLENLATHLADPWHNNIGDIIIPRSISP